A portion of the bacterium (Candidatus Blackallbacteria) CG13_big_fil_rev_8_21_14_2_50_49_14 genome contains these proteins:
- a CDS encoding NADH-quinone oxidoreductase subunit N, with protein sequence MPLSMDKWSVFLPVALPVFWGLVLLLIGVFVPSRKQGSLLFYLSIVGLGCVGAASIKAYIDWPNAEIMGGYLMVDPYALFFHLLLTVATFVTVLNASYYLEREGLVQAEFYALLFFALSGMLLLSSSRDLITLYIALEVVSVAIYVLVGYARNNIRANEGAFKYFLLGSLASALLLYGIAMLYGSVASTRLYALHTYFSTHPLEPLAGMGLMLVLIGMAFKVAAVPFHTWSPDAYEGASMPVTGFMATAVKAAFFALMIRVLGEGFISLKSYWVEVVGVLAILTILGGNILAYTQRNIKRMLAYSSIAHTGYLLTGLTALALHAGNEAIPALLYYLLIYVLSSLGIFTALTWLSSQNEEFVQISDLAGLGKRYPLTALGLSILFFSFIGVPPLGGFFAKYYLFLTAIQAQQTAVVAVAILGSILSIVYYLKVIMTLYMEPTAPHLEAPRVRPIALGAVLGCSGFAVLWAGFAPVNFLNVFPGLVPLLQWLQGTSFL encoded by the coding sequence ATGCCTCTTTCCATGGATAAATGGTCTGTTTTTTTACCCGTCGCTCTGCCTGTTTTCTGGGGGCTTGTACTGCTCTTGATCGGGGTCTTTGTTCCCTCCCGTAAACAGGGCTCCTTGCTCTTTTATCTCTCAATAGTGGGGCTGGGCTGTGTGGGTGCTGCCTCGATCAAAGCGTATATTGACTGGCCCAATGCCGAAATCATGGGCGGTTACCTGATGGTGGATCCCTATGCACTCTTTTTCCATCTTTTATTGACGGTTGCTACCTTTGTGACGGTTTTGAATGCTTCCTATTATCTTGAGCGTGAGGGATTGGTGCAGGCCGAATTCTATGCCCTGCTCTTCTTCGCTTTGAGTGGCATGTTGCTCTTGAGTTCCAGCCGTGATCTGATTACTTTGTATATTGCCCTGGAAGTGGTCTCGGTAGCGATCTATGTCTTGGTGGGCTATGCCCGCAACAATATTCGCGCCAATGAAGGGGCCTTTAAATATTTTCTTTTGGGCTCTCTGGCCTCAGCCCTGCTGCTCTATGGCATTGCCATGCTCTATGGCTCGGTTGCGTCTACCCGTCTTTACGCTTTACACACCTATTTCTCAACCCATCCTCTTGAGCCTTTGGCGGGCATGGGCCTGATGCTGGTGCTGATTGGCATGGCCTTTAAGGTGGCAGCGGTTCCCTTTCATACCTGGTCTCCCGATGCCTACGAAGGGGCTTCAATGCCCGTGACGGGGTTTATGGCCACGGCTGTGAAAGCTGCTTTTTTCGCATTGATGATCCGCGTTTTAGGAGAGGGTTTTATCTCGCTGAAGTCCTATTGGGTGGAAGTTGTGGGCGTGCTCGCGATTCTAACCATTCTCGGTGGGAATATTCTGGCTTATACCCAGCGCAATATCAAACGCATGCTTGCCTATTCCAGTATCGCGCATACGGGCTATCTGCTTACCGGGCTGACCGCTCTGGCCCTGCACGCTGGGAATGAAGCCATTCCCGCGCTGCTCTATTATCTTTTGATCTATGTGCTCAGTTCTTTGGGCATTTTTACAGCCCTGACCTGGCTCAGTTCGCAAAACGAAGAATTTGTTCAGATTTCAGATCTTGCAGGTTTGGGCAAGCGCTATCCACTGACGGCTTTGGGGCTGAGTATTTTGTTTTTCTCTTTTATTGGCGTTCCCCCCCTGGGTGGTTTCTTTGCCAAATACTATCTGTTTTTAACGGCGATTCAAGCGCAGCAGACAGCGGTTGTCGCTGTGGCTATTTTGGGCAGCATACTTTCAATTGTCTATTATCTGAAGGTGATCATGACCCTTTATATGGAGCCCACCGCCCCCCATCTCGAAGCGCCCCGTGTGCGTCCGATCGCCTTGGGCGCTGTTTTGGGCTGCAGTGGTTTTGCTGTGCTTTGGGCCGGCTTTGCCCCGGTGAATTTCCTCAATGTTTTTCCTGGCTTGGTTCCCCTTTTGCAGTGGCTACAGGGCACCAGCTTTTTATAA
- a CDS encoding NADH-quinone oxidoreductase subunit L encodes MLLHSAAHTSLPTAALQLNPLLNLIVLLPLAGALVLGLGSLFNARQQQGLSEKVVGAIACSGPALATLIALLLFLPMLGDSAAVWQSTLLNWLDTGSFQIKLGLSMDHLSAIMVLMITFIGTLIHLFSLSYMHGDRGFARYFAWLNLFLGAMLLLILSDNIIGLFMGWEGVGLCSYLLIGFWFEDSAKAGAGTKAFLVNRVGDFGFILGIFLLFRETGAFDFATIQAKIGASDFYILPVIAFLLLIGALGKSAQIPLHVWLPDAMAGPTPVSALIHAATMVTAGVYMVARLHFIYTATPAVAWLIVLIGSLTALMAALIALVQHDIKKVLAYSTVSQLGYMFMGVGSGAYAAGMFHVFTHAFFKAALFLGAGAIIHALHHEQDLRKMGGLRKYLPVTHAAMLVSCLAIAGIPPFAGFFSKDEILWSLWEKQHYLFWGVGLVTAALTAFYMFRLYFLAFGGTYRGDHAPQSEPLLMKLPLALLGLGAVSVGFLGMPATLGLPNWFVHWLSPLYGEHPVAAASVQGVSLMLMALSVLAAAAGIGFALKRFGKITDTVPAIPVNAFTQLLDAKFGFDLLYQKGIVKPWLALGQFCRQVAEPIMIDGVIRAGTWAYYVFSLSLRTLQTGHVRTYAQYMLFGLFILVYLYLLLHLPGVFEL; translated from the coding sequence ATGTTGCTTCACTCTGCTGCACACACTTCACTGCCCACGGCAGCTTTACAGCTGAATCCGCTTTTAAATCTGATTGTTCTGCTGCCTCTGGCGGGAGCCTTGGTTTTGGGCTTGGGCAGTTTATTCAATGCCCGTCAGCAACAGGGGCTTTCTGAAAAAGTCGTTGGAGCGATTGCCTGTTCAGGACCTGCGCTGGCCACCTTGATTGCGCTCTTGTTGTTTTTGCCCATGCTGGGTGATTCCGCTGCGGTTTGGCAGAGCACCTTGCTCAACTGGCTCGATACCGGCAGTTTTCAAATCAAACTGGGTCTGAGCATGGATCATCTCTCCGCGATTATGGTGCTGATGATTACGTTTATAGGCACCCTGATTCATCTCTTTTCGCTCAGCTATATGCATGGCGATCGGGGCTTTGCCCGTTATTTTGCCTGGCTCAATCTCTTTTTAGGGGCCATGTTGCTGCTGATTCTCTCCGATAATATCATCGGCTTGTTTATGGGCTGGGAAGGGGTTGGGCTCTGCTCTTATCTCTTGATTGGTTTCTGGTTTGAAGATTCAGCAAAAGCGGGCGCCGGAACCAAAGCCTTTTTGGTCAACCGGGTCGGTGACTTCGGCTTTATCTTGGGTATTTTTCTGCTTTTCAGAGAAACCGGGGCCTTTGATTTTGCAACGATTCAGGCCAAAATAGGAGCCTCTGATTTTTATATTCTGCCTGTGATTGCCTTTTTGCTTTTGATCGGTGCCTTGGGCAAGTCAGCCCAGATTCCGCTGCATGTTTGGTTGCCCGATGCCATGGCGGGCCCAACACCGGTCAGTGCACTGATTCACGCTGCGACGATGGTGACAGCGGGAGTGTATATGGTGGCGCGTCTGCACTTTATTTATACCGCAACGCCCGCTGTGGCCTGGCTGATTGTTTTGATTGGTTCTCTGACGGCCTTGATGGCCGCCTTGATCGCCTTGGTTCAGCATGATATTAAAAAGGTCTTGGCCTATTCAACCGTCAGCCAGCTGGGCTATATGTTCATGGGCGTTGGCAGTGGCGCTTATGCCGCAGGGATGTTTCATGTCTTTACCCATGCCTTTTTCAAGGCCGCTCTGTTTTTAGGCGCTGGTGCGATTATTCATGCCCTTCACCATGAGCAAGACCTGCGTAAAATGGGCGGGTTGCGTAAATACTTGCCTGTGACCCATGCCGCGATGCTGGTCTCCTGCCTGGCCATCGCCGGTATTCCCCCCTTCGCGGGTTTTTTCAGCAAAGATGAAATTCTCTGGTCGCTCTGGGAAAAACAGCACTATCTGTTTTGGGGCGTGGGGCTTGTAACCGCTGCGCTCACCGCTTTTTATATGTTCCGCCTTTACTTTTTGGCCTTTGGGGGCACTTACCGTGGAGACCACGCGCCTCAATCTGAGCCTTTGTTGATGAAATTGCCTTTGGCGCTTTTGGGCCTGGGCGCAGTCAGCGTGGGTTTCTTAGGGATGCCAGCAACATTGGGCTTGCCCAATTGGTTTGTTCACTGGCTTTCGCCCCTGTATGGCGAGCACCCTGTCGCCGCAGCTTCTGTTCAGGGGGTTTCTCTGATGCTGATGGCGCTTTCGGTTTTGGCTGCTGCCGCTGGGATTGGCTTTGCCTTGAAACGCTTTGGCAAAATTACAGACACTGTGCCTGCTATTCCGGTCAATGCCTTTACCCAGCTTTTGGATGCTAAATTTGGTTTTGATCTGCTTTACCAAAAAGGAATTGTCAAACCCTGGTTGGCTTTGGGCCAGTTCTGCCGCCAGGTCGCTGAACCGATTATGATTGATGGCGTGATTCGGGCTGGAACCTGGGCCTATTATGTGTTTTCCCTTTCTTTACGCACTTTACAGACAGGCCATGTCAGAACCTATGCCCAATATATGCTTTTTGGCCTGTTTATTCTGGTCTACCTTTATCTTCTTTTGCACTTACCCGGAGTTTTTGAGCTATGA
- a CDS encoding NADH-quinone oxidoreductase subunit NuoK, whose product MIGPLHYLTVSALLFFLGLAGFISRKNIFILFLSLELMLNGINLSFVAFSRFFNHLDGHIYVFFVIAVAAAEAAISLALVILIFKNRQTLNVDDFDTLKG is encoded by the coding sequence ATGATTGGACCTTTACACTATCTTACCGTGAGCGCCCTGCTTTTTTTTCTGGGCCTTGCAGGTTTTATCAGCCGTAAAAACATTTTTATTCTGTTCCTTTCTTTGGAGTTGATGCTCAATGGCATTAATCTCAGCTTTGTGGCCTTTTCGCGCTTCTTTAATCACCTGGATGGCCATATCTATGTTTTCTTTGTGATTGCCGTGGCCGCCGCTGAAGCGGCGATCAGTCTGGCGCTGGTGATTCTGATCTTTAAAAACCGACAGACGCTCAATGTCGATGATTTCGACACTCTGAAAGGCTGA
- a CDS encoding NADH-quinone oxidoreductase subunit J, whose amino-acid sequence METTAYFTILSIIAVTGGLMTITRRHPLSATLSLVMTLIALAGLYALLSADFLFVIQILVYAGAIMALMVFVIMLLNVRIDHLPPEKNIASRVFLALLALAPFFFLVQRAMIAQFGNAVFPTVSSDFGSIQAVGLALYRNHVFPFEVISILLLVALVGVVALAKRRA is encoded by the coding sequence ATGGAAACAACGGCCTACTTCACAATACTATCAATCATTGCGGTGACCGGTGGTCTGATGACCATTACCCGCAGGCACCCTCTGTCTGCAACTCTTTCTCTGGTCATGACCTTGATTGCCTTGGCTGGCTTATACGCTTTATTGTCAGCTGATTTTCTCTTCGTGATTCAAATTTTGGTTTATGCAGGCGCGATTATGGCCTTGATGGTCTTTGTGATCATGCTTTTGAATGTGCGCATAGACCATCTTCCCCCTGAAAAAAATATTGCCTCACGGGTTTTTCTTGCGCTCTTGGCCTTGGCTCCCTTTTTCTTTTTGGTTCAGCGTGCAATGATTGCCCAGTTTGGAAATGCGGTTTTTCCTACCGTTTCATCGGACTTTGGCTCGATCCAAGCGGTTGGGCTGGCCCTTTACCGCAACCATGTGTTTCCCTTTGAAGTGATTTCAATTCTTTTGCTGGTGGCCCTGGTGGGGGTCGTGGCCCTGGCGAAACGGAGAGCCTGA
- a CDS encoding chemotaxis protein CheW: MTELLTETLQVVSFRLENEIYSLDILCVQEIIKVLPVTQVPLTPPWMAGVINLRGQILPLIHLASRLGLKKTPYQRNTRFVIVRGREQNVGLVVDEVQEVLRLPVSQLEPPPATSIEKDYIQAVCKHDNRLVIVLDLPKVLYDYKPRPETVQEVV; encoded by the coding sequence ATGACCGAACTGCTTACAGAAACTCTGCAGGTTGTTTCTTTCAGGCTTGAAAACGAGATTTATTCTTTGGATATTCTCTGTGTACAAGAGATTATTAAGGTTTTACCTGTCACGCAGGTTCCCCTCACGCCCCCCTGGATGGCGGGCGTGATTAATTTGCGCGGTCAGATTTTACCCTTGATTCATTTGGCCTCGCGTTTGGGCCTCAAAAAAACGCCTTACCAACGCAATACCCGCTTTGTGATTGTGCGTGGCAGAGAACAGAATGTCGGACTGGTCGTCGATGAAGTACAGGAAGTACTGCGTCTGCCGGTTTCTCAACTGGAACCCCCTCCCGCCACATCGATTGAAAAAGACTATATTCAGGCGGTCTGCAAACATGACAACAGGCTGGTGATTGTGCTGGATTTGCCAAAAGTACTCTATGATTACAAGCCCCGCCCCGAAACAGTACAGGAGGTTGTATGA